A window of the Mus pahari chromosome 1, PAHARI_EIJ_v1.1, whole genome shotgun sequence genome harbors these coding sequences:
- the Hras gene encoding GTPase HRas isoform X1, with product MTEYKLVVVGAGGVGKSALTIQLIQNHFVDEYDPTIEDSYRKQVVIDGETCLLDILDTAGQEEYSAMRDQYMRTGEGFLCVFAINNTKSFEDIHQYREQIKRVKDSDDVPMVLVGNKCDLATRTVESRQAQDLARSYGIPYIETSAKTRQGVEDAFYTLVREIRQHKLRKLNPPDESGPGCMSCKCVLS from the exons ATGACAGAATACAAGCTTGTGGTGGTGGGCGCTGGAGGCGTGGGCAAGAGTGCCCTGACCATCCAGCTGATCCAGAACCACTTTGTGGACGAGTATGATCCCACCATAGAG GACTCCTACCGGAAACAGGTGGTCATTGATGGGGAGACATGTCTACTGGACATCTTAGACACAGCAGGTCAAGAAGAATATAGCGCCATGCGGGACCAGTACATGCGCACAGGGGAGGGCTTCCTCTGTGTATTTGCCATCAACAACACCAAGTCCTTCGAAGACATCCATCAGTACAG GGAGCAGATCAAGCGGGTGAAAGATTCAGATGATGTGCCAATGGTGCTGGTGGGCAACAAGTGTGACCTGGCCACTCGCACTGTTGAGTCTCGGCAGGCCCAGGACCTTGCTCGCAGCTATGGCATCCCCTACATTGAAACATCAGCCAAGACCCGGCAG GGTGTGGAGGATGCCTTCTATACGCTAGTCCGTGAGATTCGGCAGCATAAACTGCGGAAACTGAACCCGCCTGATGAGAGTGGTCCTGGCTGCATGAGCTGCAAGTGTGTGTTGTCCTGA
- the Lrrc56 gene encoding leucine-rich repeat-containing protein 56 isoform X2 codes for MDPAWDGSQGSRPGTASIRVRELSWQGLNNPHPQNKRLGSHGDIHRERRVEERLSPARLQALAQVDDLQLVRVLEMCVDTRKNSLGNFGLHLPNLMQLKLNHSYLGSLRDLGTSLGHLQVLWLARCGLTDLDGIGSFLELKELYVSYNNISDLSPLCLLEQLEVLDLEGNNVEDLGQMRYLQLCPRLATLTLEGNLVCLKPDPGPSNKAPQDYNYRAEKLSQDWLMVKEAIKEGSVLDILLPRLDCPHGATIRKFDPTLPVPETQPWPLSLLVPGGPLPEGLLSENPATEDHASNLTHGPGQVLCGNPTKGLRERRNQYQEWAPLEQMPPHRPDPAIRPSTPRPDPAESCDLAMTGLRAWREPGLRPLLQRQLEFQQERPAQGQAQDPQKGPVEQEDQTGPKTSLTPPRLVSELSRTSGFHLIPSPPKYPMPPESGIISSLGRSADLPFRGRRLRVLGSLGPSLGEGSVLGERLAAVTALRALEVSSGPSHRAQGCPDPKPALGPAACPPGLHCLHHLNPIPPAHSLP; via the exons ATGGACCCAGcctgggatggatcccagggttcTCGACCAGGCACAGCTAGTATCCGGGTACGGGAGCTGAGCTGGCAGGGCCTAAACAATCCCCACCCACAAAACAAGAGACTGGGCAGCCATGGGGATATCCACAGGGAGCGGCGGGTGGAGGAGCGCCTGTCCCCTGCTCGACTG CAGGCCCTGGCCCAGGTAGATGACCTCCAACTGGTGAGGGTGCTGGAGATGTGTGTGGACACCCGTAAGAACAGCCTGGGGAACTTCG GATTGCACCTCCCTAACCTGATGCAACTGAAGCTGAACCACAGCTACCTGGGCTCCCTCAG AGACCTGGGCACTTCTCTGGGCCACCTGCAGGTGCTGTGGCTGGCTCGATGCGGCCTGACTGACTTGGATGGCATTGGCTCCTTCTTGGAACTGAAG GAACTGTATGTCTCCTACAACAACATCTCAGACCTGAGCCCACTGTGCCTGCTCGAGCAGCTGGAGGTGCTGGACCTTGAGGGCAACAATGTGGAGGACCTGGGGCAGATGCGGTACCTGCAGCTGTGCCCACGCTTGGCCACGCTCACACTGGAGGGGAATCTGGTGTGCTTGAAGCCAGATCCTGGCCCTTCCAACAAG GCACCCCAGGACTACAACTACAGAGCAGAG AAGCTGAGCCAGGACTGGCTGATGGTGAAGGAAGCCATCAAGGAAGGCAGCGTGCTTGACATTCTCCTCCCTCGGCTGG ATTGTCCCCATGGAGCCACCATTCGGAAATTTGACCCAACCTTGCCTGTGCCTGAGACCCAGCCATGGCCCTTGTCCCTGCTGGTCCCTGGGGGCCCCTTGCCTGAAGGTCTGCTTTCTGAGAACCCAGCCACAGAAGACCATGCCAGCAACCTCACCCATG GCCCTGGTCAAGTTCTCTGTGGGAACCCCACCAAAGGCCTTCGGGAACGTAGAAACCAGTACCAG GAATGGGCACCCCTGGAACAGATGCCCCCACATAGGCCAGATCCGGCCATCAGACCCTCCACCCCAAGGCCTGACCCTGCAGAAAGCTGTGACCTGGCCATGACTGGGCTTCGGGCCTGGAGGGAGCCTGGCCTGCG TCCTCTTCTCCAAAGACAGCTGGAGTTCCAGCAGGAAAGACCTGCTCAGGGCCAAGCCCAGGACCCACAGAAGGGTCCTGTAGAACAGGAAGACCAGACTGGACCCAAGACTTCCCTAACCCCGCCACGCCTGGTCTCAG aactttccaggaCATCAGGCTTTCACTTGATCCCTTCTCCCCCAAAGTACCCAATGCCACCTGAGTCAGGCATCATCAGCTCCTTGGGGAGATCTGCAGACCTGCCCTTCAGAGGACGTAGGCTTAGAGTCCTGGGTAGCTTGGGCCCGAGCCTGGGTGAGGGGTCTGTCCTGGGTGAGAGGTTGGCTGCAGTGACTGCCTTGAGAGCCCTGGAGGTGTCCTCAGGCCCCAGCCATCGAGCCCAGGGATGTCCAGACCCAAAGCCAGCACTAGGTCCAGCAGCTTGCCCTCCAGGGCTCCACTGCCTTCATCACCTGAACCCTATCCCTCCAGCCCATTCTCTCCCTTAG
- the Hras gene encoding GTPase HRas isoform X2, with protein MTEYKLVVVGAGGVGKSALTIQLIQNHFVDEYDPTIEDSYRKQVVIDGETCLLDILDTAGQEEYSAMRDQYMRTGEGFLCVFAINNTKSFEDIHQYREQIKRVKDSDDVPMVLVGNKCDLATRTVESRQAQDLARSYGIPYIETSAKTRQGSRSGSGSSSGTLWDPPGTHVTQRPSCWCGGCLLYASP; from the exons ATGACAGAATACAAGCTTGTGGTGGTGGGCGCTGGAGGCGTGGGCAAGAGTGCCCTGACCATCCAGCTGATCCAGAACCACTTTGTGGACGAGTATGATCCCACCATAGAG GACTCCTACCGGAAACAGGTGGTCATTGATGGGGAGACATGTCTACTGGACATCTTAGACACAGCAGGTCAAGAAGAATATAGCGCCATGCGGGACCAGTACATGCGCACAGGGGAGGGCTTCCTCTGTGTATTTGCCATCAACAACACCAAGTCCTTCGAAGACATCCATCAGTACAG GGAGCAGATCAAGCGGGTGAAAGATTCAGATGATGTGCCAATGGTGCTGGTGGGCAACAAGTGTGACCTGGCCACTCGCACTGTTGAGTCTCGGCAGGCCCAGGACCTTGCTCGCAGCTATGGCATCCCCTACATTGAAACATCAGCCAAGACCCGGCAG GGCAGCcgctctggctctggctccagcTCCGGGACCCTCTGGGACCCCCCCGGGACCCATGTGACCCAGCGGCCCTCATGCT GGTGTGGAGGATGCCTTCTATACGCTAGTCCGTGA
- the Lrrc56 gene encoding leucine-rich repeat-containing protein 56 isoform X1, whose protein sequence is MDPAWDGSQGSRPGTASIRVRELSWQGLNNPHPQNKRLGSHGDIHRERRVEERLSPARLQALAQVDDLQLVRVLEMCVDTRKNSLGNFGLHLPNLMQLKLNHSYLGSLRDLGTSLGHLQVLWLARCGLTDLDGIGSFLELKELYVSYNNISDLSPLCLLEQLEVLDLEGNNVEDLGQMRYLQLCPRLATLTLEGNLVCLKPDPGPSNKAPQDYNYRAEVKKLIPQLHILDEVPTTCTNLPAPQKLSQDWLMVKEAIKEGSVLDILLPRLDCPHGATIRKFDPTLPVPETQPWPLSLLVPGGPLPEGLLSENPATEDHASNLTHGPGQVLCGNPTKGLRERRNQYQEWAPLEQMPPHRPDPAIRPSTPRPDPAESCDLAMTGLRAWREPGLRPLLQRQLEFQQERPAQGQAQDPQKGPVEQEDQTGPKTSLTPPRLVSELSRTSGFHLIPSPPKYPMPPESGIISSLGRSADLPFRGRRLRVLGSLGPSLGEGSVLGERLAAVTALRALEVSSGPSHRAQGCPDPKPALGPAACPPGLHCLHHLNPIPPAHSLP, encoded by the exons ATGGACCCAGcctgggatggatcccagggttcTCGACCAGGCACAGCTAGTATCCGGGTACGGGAGCTGAGCTGGCAGGGCCTAAACAATCCCCACCCACAAAACAAGAGACTGGGCAGCCATGGGGATATCCACAGGGAGCGGCGGGTGGAGGAGCGCCTGTCCCCTGCTCGACTG CAGGCCCTGGCCCAGGTAGATGACCTCCAACTGGTGAGGGTGCTGGAGATGTGTGTGGACACCCGTAAGAACAGCCTGGGGAACTTCG GATTGCACCTCCCTAACCTGATGCAACTGAAGCTGAACCACAGCTACCTGGGCTCCCTCAG AGACCTGGGCACTTCTCTGGGCCACCTGCAGGTGCTGTGGCTGGCTCGATGCGGCCTGACTGACTTGGATGGCATTGGCTCCTTCTTGGAACTGAAG GAACTGTATGTCTCCTACAACAACATCTCAGACCTGAGCCCACTGTGCCTGCTCGAGCAGCTGGAGGTGCTGGACCTTGAGGGCAACAATGTGGAGGACCTGGGGCAGATGCGGTACCTGCAGCTGTGCCCACGCTTGGCCACGCTCACACTGGAGGGGAATCTGGTGTGCTTGAAGCCAGATCCTGGCCCTTCCAACAAG GCACCCCAGGACTACAACTACAGAGCAGAGGTAAAGAAGCTCATCCCCCAGCTCCATATCCTAGATGAGGTACCCACCACATGTACCAACTTGCCTGCTCCCCAGAAGCTGAGCCAGGACTGGCTGATGGTGAAGGAAGCCATCAAGGAAGGCAGCGTGCTTGACATTCTCCTCCCTCGGCTGG ATTGTCCCCATGGAGCCACCATTCGGAAATTTGACCCAACCTTGCCTGTGCCTGAGACCCAGCCATGGCCCTTGTCCCTGCTGGTCCCTGGGGGCCCCTTGCCTGAAGGTCTGCTTTCTGAGAACCCAGCCACAGAAGACCATGCCAGCAACCTCACCCATG GCCCTGGTCAAGTTCTCTGTGGGAACCCCACCAAAGGCCTTCGGGAACGTAGAAACCAGTACCAG GAATGGGCACCCCTGGAACAGATGCCCCCACATAGGCCAGATCCGGCCATCAGACCCTCCACCCCAAGGCCTGACCCTGCAGAAAGCTGTGACCTGGCCATGACTGGGCTTCGGGCCTGGAGGGAGCCTGGCCTGCG TCCTCTTCTCCAAAGACAGCTGGAGTTCCAGCAGGAAAGACCTGCTCAGGGCCAAGCCCAGGACCCACAGAAGGGTCCTGTAGAACAGGAAGACCAGACTGGACCCAAGACTTCCCTAACCCCGCCACGCCTGGTCTCAG aactttccaggaCATCAGGCTTTCACTTGATCCCTTCTCCCCCAAAGTACCCAATGCCACCTGAGTCAGGCATCATCAGCTCCTTGGGGAGATCTGCAGACCTGCCCTTCAGAGGACGTAGGCTTAGAGTCCTGGGTAGCTTGGGCCCGAGCCTGGGTGAGGGGTCTGTCCTGGGTGAGAGGTTGGCTGCAGTGACTGCCTTGAGAGCCCTGGAGGTGTCCTCAGGCCCCAGCCATCGAGCCCAGGGATGTCCAGACCCAAAGCCAGCACTAGGTCCAGCAGCTTGCCCTCCAGGGCTCCACTGCCTTCATCACCTGAACCCTATCCCTCCAGCCCATTCTCTCCCTTAG
- the Lmntd2 gene encoding lamin tail domain-containing protein 2, which translates to MAPESCQESEDKQVFPAPAGVQPDSSDLGSPVGTPVDRAAPSYSQSSKLYTSTPMGCSVKHQLAPETLDPRTLRLLWEQRELEIQALRWAVQNGQNARYYNILHEVAGAPSERYSKSQDQFLRNQIQKLTLELQAQKEQAQQEKQQLEEKLQQNLCAMQQLEAELQTFQKSCLLQLVRSSWVGRVLRSQTGSLQVVTAEVLRDPTDFSESAEVPTSGEGFRLEDVDWNSIAQRYPNLFSNLSFHSDQKQSQPPTSEMYTLDLEGATKHTEKPTKILEWSALPLLDTSSSERTQSDTSSCQMALHSGAEMTPGHPTQGTDLASSEQMQEYTRSFNGNTEDLCKSRSPSCSKTVLESYTDLHHPYTRPQLNPFGCCLKIAAVSHREKFIRIINQSQAETVDLGGFVLQQLVRDFPVCMYRFPPGTLLAPQHHITVWGEGTSRTKKQLPVSSGQDPFQFQSSRGCVTVLVNPQGQVLSEHQATPCVTLGSKIFTDNTDWSIDCFPLSEAEPNIDPGEQQCRPSSPQKGRAKDAGARRKKPGPGVRQHRHSSTSGLRASRTLRPTETRDILPLLSSRKLLPPEEVLVQQEGVKAETSELLPVIPECPSRLCLGEDSLGRQEYKVQVCRKSVDLSCPMVALSVQNTAESRYGFRFLCYPPITEELCRRL; encoded by the exons ATGGCCCCTGAGTCTTGCCAGGAGTCTGAAGATAAGCAGGTATTCCCAGCTCCAGCAGGTGTACAGCCAGACAGCAGTGACTTAGGGTCTCCAGTTGGCACACCCGTGGACAGAGCGGCCCCTTCCTATTCTCAGAGCTCTAAGCTCTACACATCCACACCAATGGGCTGCTCCGTCAAGCATCA GTTAGCCCCTGAAACCCTGGACCCACGTACCCTGAGGCTGTTATGGGAACAGAGAGAACTAGAGATCCAGGCGCTTCGGTGGGCTGTTCAGAATGGCCAGAATGCCCGATACTACAACATCCTGCACGAGGTGGCAGGGGCTCCCTCTGAGCG GTACTCCAAAAGTCAAGACCAATTCCTGAGGAACCAGATCCAGAAACTTACCCTGGAGCTGCAAGCTCAGAAGGAACAAGCTCAGCAG GAGAAACAGCAGTTAGAGGAGAAACTGCAGCAGAACCTCTGTGCAATGCAGCAGCTGGAGGCTGAGCTTCAGACTTTTCAAAAATCATGCCTTCTGCAGCTAGTCCGTTCCTCTTGGGTGGGACGTGTGCTGAGGTCTCAGACTGGCAGCTTACAG GTGGTCACTGCAGAGGTTCTAAGAGACCCCACTGACTTTTCTGAGTCTGCTGAGGTTCCCACTTCTGGGGAG GGTTTCCGGTTGGAAGATGTAGATTGGAACAGCATTGCCCAGCGATATCCCAACCTCTTCTCCAACTTGAGTTTCCATTCGGATCAAAA GCAGTCCCAGCCCCCGACCTCGGAAATGTATACCTTGGACTTGGAGGGTGCCACTAAGCACACAGAGAAGCCCACCAAGATCCTGGAGTGGAGCGCCTTGCCTTTGCTAGACACCAGTAGCTCAGAAAGGACCCAGTCTGACACCAGCAGCTGCCAGATGGCTCTGCATTCTGGAGCAGAGATGACGCCTGGCCACCCAACCCAGGGAACAGATTTAGCTTCTTCTGAGCAGATGCAGGAATACACTAGGAGCTTCAATGGAAACAcagaag ATCTCTGTAAGAGCCGTTCACCCTCGTGTAGCAAGACTGTTTTGGAGTCCTATACGGACCTTCACCACCCATATACAAGACCCCAGTTGAA ccCATTTGGCTGCTGCTTGAAGATCGCTGCCGTCAGCCACCGAGAGAAGTTCATCCGCATCATCAACCAGTCACAGGCAGAGACAGTCGACCTGGGTGGCTTTGTTCTGCAGCAGCTCGTGAGGGACTTCCCTGTATGCATGTACCGCTTCCCACCTGGTACTCTGCTGGCCCCACAGCACCACATCACG GTATGGGGTGAAGGAACCAGcaggaccaagaagcagctgCCAGTGTCCTCAGGCCAGGACCCCTTCCAATTCCAATCTAGCCGAGGCTGTGTAACAGTGCTGGTCAACCCCCAGGGTCAG GTCCTCAGCGAGCATCAAGCTACACCCTGCGTGACTCTGGGCTCAAAGATCTTCACCGACAACACTGACTGGTCCATTGACTGCTTCCCGCTCTCAGAGGCTGAGCCCAATATTGACCCTGGTGAACAGCAGTGTCGGCCTTCATCACCACAGAAGGGTCGGGCAAAGGATGCTGGGGCCAGGCGCAAGAAGCCAGG GCCAGGCGTTCGTCAGCACAGGCACTCCAGCACTAGCGGACTAAGGGCCTCACGAACTCTTCGCCCCACGGAGACTCGGGATATCTTGCCGCTCCTAAGCTCCCGAAAGCTTCTTCCCCCTGAGGAAGTCCTTGTACAGCAGGAAGGTGTGAAGGCTGAGACATCAGAGCTCCTGCCCGTGATCCCAGAGTGTCCCTCGAGACTGTGTCTTGGTGAGGACTCACTGGGTAGGCAGGAGTACAAGGTCCAG GTATGCCGGAAAAGCGTGGACCTGAGTTGCCCCATGGTGGCCCTGTCAGTACAGAACACAGCCGAGAGCAGATATGGCTTCCGCTTCCTCTGCTACCCTCCCATCACCGAGGAATTGTGTCGGCGGTTGTAG